In Streptomyces sp. HUAS ZL42, the DNA window GGGCTGGCCGAGCTTCGCGTTCTCCGCGGCGATGCGGTAGTCGGCGCACAGCGCGAGCTCGCAGCCACCGCCGAGCGCGTAGCCGGTGATGGCCGCGACCACGGGCTTGGGGATGCGGGCCACCGCCGTGAACGAGTCCTGCAGGGCCTTCGCGCGCAGGACCATCGCCGCGTGGTCCATGGCATGCATCTCCTTGATGTCCGCGCCGGCCGCGAACACCTTCTCCCCTCCGTACACGACCACGGCGCGTACGTCCTCGCGGCGCGTGGCCTCCTCGGCCAGTTCCCTGAGGCGGTCCTGCGTGGCCACGTCCAGCGCGTTCATGGGCGGGCGGTCGAGACGGAGGGTGCCGACGCCCTCGGCGACTTCGAGATTCACGGTCATGCAGGCAGGTTAACCATGACTCACGGCAACCGGCCGGGTGCGGTCGATCACACCCGGCCGGGGGTCTGGGGGTTGCCCCCAGGCAGGCACAGCACCATGACTAACGGCAACGGCCCCGGTGCCGTACCTCACACCGGGGGCGCGTGCCGGGCCGTATGTCTGGAAGGCCTTACGCCTTCCACTTCTCCCACGACATGTTCCAGCCGTTGAGGCCGTTGTCCGGGTCGACCGTGCGGTCGTTGGAGTTCTTCACGACGACCACGTCACCGACCATCGAGTGGTTGAAGAACCACGCGGCGGGCACGCC includes these proteins:
- a CDS encoding enoyl-CoA hydratase/isomerase family protein; translation: MTVNLEVAEGVGTLRLDRPPMNALDVATQDRLRELAEEATRREDVRAVVVYGGEKVFAAGADIKEMHAMDHAAMVLRAKALQDSFTAVARIPKPVVAAITGYALGGGCELALCADYRIAAENAKLGQPEILLGLIPGAGGTQRLSRLIGPSRAKDLIFTGRMVKADEALTLGLVDRVVPAADVYTEAHAWAAKLAQGPAIALRAAKEAVDAGLETDIDTGLTVERNWFAGLFATEDRERGMRSFVEEGPGKAKFL